A genomic region of Synergistaceae bacterium contains the following coding sequences:
- a CDS encoding MerR family transcriptional regulator codes for MPYTIKQISQITGLPASTLRYYDSQGLLPELKRDNNNIRVFTDNDISSIKLINCLKRSGLSIRDIKNFLDMLREGDGTLNERLAIFHNRRDILRDELKNLQEVLNVIEYKCWFYERACEAGTTSGIKESDIPEKFKNARDILHKII; via the coding sequence TTGCCGTATACTATAAAACAAATTTCGCAAATAACCGGACTCCCTGCGTCAACTCTGCGTTATTATGATAGTCAGGGGTTGCTGCCTGAACTCAAACGCGATAATAATAATATTCGAGTCTTTACTGATAATGATATAAGCAGCATAAAATTAATAAATTGCCTCAAACGTTCGGGCTTGTCGATAAGGGACATAAAAAATTTTCTTGACATGCTGAGAGAAGGCGACGGGACATTAAATGAAAGACTCGCGATATTTCATAACAGGCGGGATATTTTGCGGGATGAATTAAAGAATTTGCAGGAAGTATTAAACGTGATCGAGTATAAATGCTGGTTCTACGAGAGAGCTTGCGAGGCCGGCACAACTTCAGGAATTAAGGAGTCAGATATTCCCGAAAAATTCAAGAATGCACGGGATATTTTGCATAAAATTATTTAG